One Psychrobacillus glaciei genomic region harbors:
- the pssA gene encoding CDP-diacylglycerol--serine O-phosphatidyltransferase: MYLQSVMINTVKKLKSQAANMITIANLAFGGAAIMATMNGHYTYSVLFIFVAGLLDRFDGMVARKFQVESELGKQLDSMSDVISFGVAPALLLYALVLKDFSIAGMIITVIYIACGAFRLARFNISEPNGYFTGLPITVAGVIVTLSYFAINYVPPVTYMFLFILFAFLMISTFTLKKV, from the coding sequence ATGTATTTACAAAGCGTTATGATAAATACAGTAAAAAAATTGAAATCACAGGCAGCCAACATGATTACGATTGCGAATCTTGCTTTTGGTGGTGCAGCAATTATGGCAACAATGAATGGACATTACACATATAGCGTGTTATTTATATTTGTAGCTGGTTTATTAGATCGATTTGATGGAATGGTTGCTAGAAAATTTCAAGTAGAATCTGAATTGGGTAAACAACTCGATTCGATGAGCGACGTCATCTCTTTTGGAGTTGCTCCAGCATTGCTCTTATATGCATTAGTATTAAAAGATTTCAGTATTGCCGGAATGATTATTACCGTAATTTATATTGCTTGTGGCGCATTTAGACTTGCACGATTTAATATTTCAGAACCTAATGGGTACTTTACTGGACTTCCAATTACAGTAGCAGGTGTCATCGTAACATTATCTTATTTTGCTATCAATTACGTTCCTCCAGTAACTTACATGTTCTTATTTATTTTATTTGCATTTTTAATGATTAGTACATTTACCCTCAAAAAAGTATAA
- the sigK gene encoding RNA polymerase sporulation sigma factor SigK translates to MSGLFTAFIGIVSELPLVLGYLKGQAFHQPFTPEEEKVMLDRFLDGDMTARDELIERNMRLVAHVVKKFHPKHELLDDYISIGTIGLMKAVNSYTPTKKTKLATYAARCIENEILMYLRSLKKVQKDVSLHEPIGMDKDGHSLEITDLLPGIEKSTDEQLVDQEDMNKLYKHLSNLEKRELEIIVRRYGLIGYQPMTQKEISKQLKISRSYVSRIEKRALVKLYQSYIHEKNSFDVNTKRA, encoded by the coding sequence ATCTCTGGTCTCTTTACTGCTTTTATAGGTATTGTCTCCGAACTTCCGCTCGTTTTAGGTTACTTAAAGGGTCAGGCATTCCATCAGCCTTTTACACCTGAAGAAGAAAAAGTGATGCTTGATCGATTCCTAGATGGTGATATGACTGCAAGAGATGAACTGATAGAACGTAATATGCGATTAGTGGCACATGTAGTTAAAAAATTTCACCCAAAACATGAGCTTCTCGATGATTATATATCAATAGGTACAATTGGATTGATGAAGGCAGTGAATAGTTATACACCAACGAAAAAAACAAAGTTGGCTACTTATGCAGCTAGATGTATTGAAAACGAGATACTTATGTATTTGCGCTCACTAAAAAAAGTTCAAAAAGATGTCTCTTTACATGAGCCAATAGGTATGGATAAAGACGGGCATTCTTTAGAAATTACCGATTTACTACCAGGTATTGAAAAAAGCACTGATGAACAACTAGTTGATCAAGAAGATATGAATAAATTATATAAACATTTATCCAATTTAGAAAAACGAGAGTTAGAAATAATTGTACGTCGTTACGGCCTTATAGGTTATCAACCGATGACCCAAAAAGAGATATCGAAACAATTGAAAATTTCGAGAAGTTACGTTTCCAGAATTGAAAAGCGCGCACTTGTAAAACTATATCAATCCTATATACATGAAAAAAACTCTTTTGATGTTAACACCAAAAGAGCTTAG
- the mtnN gene encoding 5'-methylthioadenosine/S-adenosylhomocysteine nucleosidase: protein MKIAVIGAMEQEVELLRDEIENAETTIIANSEFTVGTYKNQEIILLKSGIGKVNAAMTTSILLNKFKPDYVINTGSAGGYDPTLDVGAIVISDEVRHHDVDVTAFGYEIGQVPQLPAAFKANAHLMKLSEEAVREIGEHQSATGLIATGDIFMHNPEKVEAVRNNFPQMKACEMEAAAVAQVCHQFEVPFVVIRALSDIAGKESSISFDEFLPVAAKHSTEIVLRVIEKLSFS from the coding sequence ATGAAAATTGCAGTAATTGGGGCAATGGAACAAGAAGTGGAATTATTACGAGATGAAATTGAAAATGCGGAAACAACCATTATAGCTAATAGTGAATTTACAGTGGGTACATATAAAAACCAGGAAATTATTTTATTGAAAAGTGGTATTGGAAAAGTAAATGCTGCAATGACAACTTCTATCTTGTTAAATAAATTCAAACCTGACTATGTGATTAATACTGGATCTGCTGGAGGGTATGATCCCACTTTAGATGTTGGTGCTATTGTTATTTCTGATGAAGTTCGACATCATGATGTAGATGTTACAGCATTCGGTTACGAAATAGGGCAAGTTCCACAGCTGCCAGCAGCTTTTAAAGCGAATGCTCATTTAATGAAACTTTCAGAAGAAGCGGTTAGAGAAATAGGAGAACACCAATCAGCAACAGGGTTAATTGCTACTGGTGATATTTTTATGCATAATCCTGAGAAGGTGGAAGCTGTACGTAATAATTTTCCTCAAATGAAAGCGTGTGAAATGGAGGCGGCTGCAGTGGCACAAGTTTGCCATCAATTTGAAGTGCCTTTTGTGGTAATACGTGCGTTATCAGATATTGCAGGAAAAGAATCTTCTATAAGTTTTGACGAATTTTTACCTGTTGCAGCAAAACATTCTACGGAAATAGTTTTGCGCGTCATAGAAAAATTATCATTTTCTTAA
- a CDS encoding YrrS family protein yields MSNYNHRPNSRLNKNNRKKKGNNILNILIGVVLLLIIIVVVNIVTDKGTDSAKEKKEATPNEEVKSEDVNADNTDNADEADKAAIPAESNEVEEEANTENQTSSAEEESKNEGNVAVVTEPSDNSKVDEVTIDPTWTPIGTTQTGEHVSSYDSKSDDYVEKVKALSYGSGLDASNMYVKHLGNGGSPQKSVGTVTSKDGKEIYRIQLEWIDGQGWIPTKKEKLKSLDDAS; encoded by the coding sequence ATGTCAAATTATAATCATAGACCGAATTCCAGATTAAACAAAAACAACCGGAAGAAAAAAGGGAACAACATTTTAAATATCCTTATAGGAGTAGTTTTACTATTAATTATTATAGTAGTTGTAAACATTGTAACGGATAAAGGAACGGACTCTGCAAAGGAAAAAAAGGAAGCAACCCCTAACGAAGAAGTAAAATCTGAAGATGTAAACGCGGATAACACGGATAATGCAGATGAAGCAGATAAGGCAGCTATTCCAGCTGAAAGTAACGAAGTGGAAGAAGAAGCAAATACGGAAAATCAAACGTCTTCAGCTGAAGAAGAGTCAAAAAATGAAGGGAATGTAGCGGTGGTTACTGAACCATCGGATAATTCAAAGGTCGATGAGGTCACAATTGACCCAACTTGGACACCTATTGGTACAACACAAACAGGTGAGCACGTCTCCAGTTATGACAGTAAATCGGATGACTACGTTGAAAAAGTTAAAGCGCTATCGTATGGATCTGGATTAGATGCTTCTAATATGTACGTAAAGCATTTAGGTAATGGTGGAAGTCCACAAAAATCTGTTGGCACCGTAACATCAAAAGATGGAAAGGAAATTTATCGAATTCAATTAGAATGGATAGATGGACAAGGATGGATACCAACGAAAAAAGAAAAACTAAAATCTCTAGATGACGCCTCTTGA
- the greA gene encoding transcription elongation factor GreA, producing the protein MSTEKQYPMTVAGKQKLEDELELLKTVKRKEVVERIKIARSFGDLSENSEYDSAKEDQAFVEGRISTIESMIRNAVIIEEEENNDVVSLGKTVTFIEIPDGDEESYTIVGSAEADPIEGLISNDSPIARGLLGKTTGDKVKITTPGGEMDVQIISIS; encoded by the coding sequence GTGTCAACAGAGAAACAATATCCAATGACAGTTGCTGGTAAACAGAAATTAGAAGATGAATTAGAACTGTTAAAAACAGTTAAACGAAAAGAAGTAGTAGAACGTATTAAAATTGCAAGAAGCTTTGGTGATCTTTCGGAGAATTCTGAGTATGATTCTGCTAAAGAAGATCAAGCATTTGTAGAAGGAAGAATATCTACAATTGAATCGATGATCAGAAATGCGGTAATTATTGAAGAAGAAGAAAATAATGATGTAGTTTCCTTAGGGAAAACGGTAACATTTATTGAAATTCCCGATGGAGACGAAGAATCATACACAATCGTGGGTTCAGCGGAAGCAGATCCTATTGAGGGGCTAATTTCAAATGATTCCCCAATTGCAAGAGGTTTACTTGGAAAAACTACAGGAGATAAAGTGAAAATCACCACTCCTGGTGGAGAAATGGACGTTCAAATTATTTCGATATCTTAA
- the udk gene encoding uridine kinase, producing the protein MSSRTPLIIGITGGSGSGKTSVTNAISEVFKNHSVVVIEQDYYYKDQSHLKFEERLNTNYDHPLAFDNDLLIEHIHNLLNNKAVEKPVYDYAQHTRSTETITIEPKDVIILEGILVLEDERLRNLMDIKLFVDTDSDLRIIRRILRDIHERGRTVDSVVDQYINVVRPMHNQFIEPTKRYADVIIPEGGQNEVAIDLMVTKIKTILETDVIV; encoded by the coding sequence ATGTCTAGTAGAACCCCTCTTATTATTGGGATTACTGGTGGTTCAGGTTCTGGTAAAACGAGTGTAACAAATGCTATAAGTGAAGTTTTTAAAAACCATTCTGTTGTTGTTATTGAGCAAGATTATTATTATAAAGATCAAAGTCATTTAAAATTTGAAGAACGTTTAAATACAAATTATGATCATCCACTAGCATTTGATAATGACTTACTTATTGAGCATATTCATAATTTGTTAAATAATAAAGCAGTCGAAAAGCCCGTATATGATTATGCACAACATACACGTTCGACAGAAACAATTACAATAGAACCGAAAGATGTAATAATTTTAGAAGGAATTTTAGTATTAGAAGATGAACGACTTCGTAATTTAATGGATATTAAATTATTTGTCGATACGGATTCTGATTTACGTATTATTCGTCGTATTTTACGTGATATCCATGAAAGAGGTCGTACGGTAGATTCAGTAGTAGACCAATATATAAATGTCGTTCGTCCAATGCACAATCAATTTATAGAACCAACCAAAAGATATGCGGATGTAATTATCCCTGAGGGTGGTCAAAATGAGGTTGCAATAGATTTAATGGTTACAAAAATAAAAACTATTCTTGAAACTGATGTTATTGTGTAA
- a CDS encoding peptidase U32 family protein translates to MTTKIDKISEQIDGKRVITKKPELLAPAGNLEKLKIAVHYGADAVFIGGREFGLRSNAGNFSIDEMREGVEFAKSYGAKVYVTTNIFAHNENMNGLEEYLQAIESAGITGIIVADPLIIETCRNSAPRLEIHLSTQQSLSNWKAVQYWKEEGLHRVVLARETSGDEIQLMKEKVDIEIEAFIHGAMCIAYSGRCTLSNHMTARDSNRGGCCQSCRWDYDLYEQQNGEEQALFEANDVPFAMSPKDLKLVESIPRMIELGIDSLKIEGRMKSIHYIATVVSVYRKVIDVYCEDPENFQMRKEWLVELEKCANRETDTAFFEGEPGFEQQMYGVHDKKLGFDFVGLVLDYNDETQMVTLQQRNFFKPGEEVEFFGPEIENVRVVLKEITNEKGQTLDAARHPLEIVQFKCPVKLYPNNMMRKGMK, encoded by the coding sequence GTGACAACGAAAATAGATAAAATAAGTGAACAAATTGATGGCAAACGAGTGATCACCAAAAAGCCAGAATTATTAGCACCGGCGGGGAATTTAGAAAAGTTGAAAATTGCTGTGCATTATGGTGCAGATGCTGTATTTATTGGCGGTCGAGAATTTGGTCTTCGGTCGAATGCAGGGAATTTTTCGATTGATGAAATGCGTGAGGGCGTGGAATTTGCAAAAAGTTATGGAGCAAAGGTTTACGTAACAACGAACATATTTGCTCACAATGAAAATATGAATGGCTTGGAAGAATATTTACAAGCTATTGAATCAGCAGGTATAACTGGTATCATTGTAGCGGATCCATTAATTATTGAAACTTGTCGAAACTCTGCTCCAAGATTAGAAATTCATCTAAGTACCCAACAATCTTTATCCAATTGGAAAGCCGTTCAATATTGGAAAGAAGAGGGCTTACATCGTGTTGTGTTAGCAAGAGAAACAAGCGGTGATGAAATACAGCTAATGAAGGAAAAAGTAGATATTGAAATTGAAGCATTTATTCACGGTGCAATGTGTATTGCTTATAGTGGGAGATGTACGCTTTCCAATCATATGACTGCTCGCGATTCTAATCGCGGTGGTTGCTGTCAATCATGTCGTTGGGATTATGACTTGTATGAGCAACAAAACGGTGAGGAGCAGGCTTTATTTGAAGCAAATGACGTACCATTTGCAATGAGTCCTAAAGATTTAAAACTTGTAGAATCCATTCCAAGAATGATCGAATTAGGTATTGACTCATTGAAAATTGAAGGGCGCATGAAGTCAATTCACTATATTGCAACAGTTGTAAGTGTTTACCGTAAAGTAATTGATGTATACTGTGAAGATCCTGAAAACTTCCAAATGAGAAAAGAATGGTTAGTAGAACTTGAAAAGTGTGCTAATCGTGAAACGGACACGGCATTTTTTGAAGGGGAACCAGGTTTCGAACAACAGATGTATGGGGTACATGATAAAAAGCTAGGATTTGACTTTGTAGGTCTTGTACTAGATTACAATGATGAAACCCAAATGGTTACTTTGCAACAACGTAATTTTTTCAAACCTGGGGAAGAAGTGGAATTTTTTGGACCAGAAATTGAAAATGTTCGAGTTGTACTAAAAGAAATAACGAATGAAAAAGGACAAACATTGGATGCAGCAAGACATCCATTAGAAATTGTACAATTCAAATGTCCGGTGAAATTGTATCCAAATAATATGATGAGAAAAGGGATGAAATAA